One window of the Microvirga mediterraneensis genome contains the following:
- a CDS encoding ATP-binding protein: MNCPRCAHPAPANARFCSQCGAPLVPDAPITGVPTTEPASTEEFKPVTILFADIVASTELVSKLDPEQAMRRLAPAVMLMRREAERFGGTLIHSLGDGIMALFGAPHVQEGHALLACQAALAIQAEIKGVLGATAVRLGLHSGLIVSETRFSWPINEREAYGVAIHIASRVQSMAEPGTIYISEDCYHLVDRFCSAKPIGRRSIRGLPDDIGVYELLGLQASSSEMLFKDPNLTLFQAREREMTELEASFQAALRGESRIVGICGSAGSGKSRLCYEFAQRCRRDRIPVIEVRAQSYGKAAPIQTILELVRLMLGVSSSDEPAIARRVVEDRLEKLGSPPDDALPILYDFLGIAEGAPGQDVTPKMRHAALLDVISWLARAQASEPCAIILEDLHWLDEGSESFLEVLCGSIVGSHALMVVNYRPSYRAPWMERDGFQLLELNDLDRSQIDRFIASVVGSHADLAEIRTRIAERSGGNPFFAEEIIHSLIESEVLIGKPGDYRLGGEIKDNPLPVTLQAVIGERIDRLSPFDRTILQMASVIGKEVPYAVLEAVSAQELAAEIKPALLRLCAVELLQDQDRPDGRYYSFRHPLIQEVAYSSQLKSRRSRLHAFAAPALADYYAERQDEVAGLISFHYEAAGILSKAAEYARKAAEWIGSMHPAQAIRQWQVVRRLVHAQSRSVRDNALLILSSAQIAWLGWREGMGAKDAAPYIQEALAIARETDDTMVPLLLFVEARISGASGGAADHYVARVTDALAILDNAADQSRAATLYASLSQAYGWAGLFKEALEANDRALSLLQHVQDFENRFLGYSVEHWTLSLRARILIHLNRIDEGRAWLDHMLALGDGRIDPTVQFISHLGYVDLAWLSGDPDLAHRHATRVSQLAERHGTPYLKVFAYACVAMAKGLAGDALGAIHEFEEGLNFMHSARAALDYEPDMMAGLAECQALAGQYGEALLTAERTIGLSRDRATRLTECRALIVAGEAMIARRGKDRRKDALRLFEKAEALIQLTGATILESRLQAAREKLLIGSS, encoded by the coding sequence ATGAATTGTCCACGCTGTGCACACCCTGCTCCGGCCAATGCGCGGTTCTGCAGCCAGTGCGGCGCGCCTCTCGTCCCGGACGCGCCCATAACGGGCGTCCCTACGACGGAGCCGGCCAGCACCGAGGAATTCAAGCCGGTCACGATCCTCTTCGCGGATATCGTCGCTTCCACGGAGCTGGTTTCGAAACTCGATCCCGAACAGGCGATGAGGCGTCTGGCGCCGGCCGTCATGCTCATGCGGCGGGAAGCGGAGCGCTTCGGAGGGACCCTCATTCACAGCCTCGGCGACGGGATCATGGCGCTTTTCGGGGCGCCGCATGTTCAGGAGGGGCACGCCCTGCTGGCCTGCCAGGCCGCCCTCGCCATTCAGGCCGAGATCAAGGGCGTGCTCGGGGCGACGGCCGTCCGGCTTGGCCTGCACTCCGGCCTGATCGTGTCCGAGACGAGGTTTTCCTGGCCGATCAACGAAAGGGAAGCGTACGGAGTCGCGATCCACATCGCCAGCCGGGTGCAATCCATGGCGGAGCCGGGGACGATCTATATCAGCGAGGATTGCTACCATCTCGTGGATCGGTTCTGCTCCGCCAAACCGATCGGGCGCCGCTCGATCCGGGGATTGCCGGACGACATCGGCGTCTATGAACTCCTGGGCCTTCAGGCCTCGTCGTCCGAGATGCTCTTCAAGGACCCGAATCTGACGCTCTTCCAAGCCCGCGAGCGTGAGATGACGGAGCTGGAAGCGTCATTCCAGGCAGCCCTGCGGGGCGAGAGCCGTATCGTAGGGATATGCGGTTCGGCCGGAAGCGGAAAGTCGAGGCTGTGCTACGAATTCGCTCAGCGATGCCGGAGAGACCGGATCCCGGTCATCGAGGTCAGGGCCCAATCCTACGGCAAGGCGGCCCCGATCCAGACCATTCTCGAACTCGTGCGGCTGATGCTCGGGGTTTCCTCGAGCGATGAGCCCGCCATCGCCCGCAGGGTCGTCGAGGATCGCTTGGAAAAGCTTGGTTCTCCTCCCGATGACGCACTGCCGATCCTGTACGATTTTCTCGGCATCGCCGAAGGTGCTCCAGGACAGGATGTGACCCCGAAGATGCGGCATGCCGCGCTTCTGGACGTCATCTCCTGGCTGGCCCGTGCCCAGGCCTCCGAACCCTGCGCCATCATCCTGGAAGACCTCCACTGGCTGGACGAAGGGAGCGAGAGTTTCCTGGAGGTCCTCTGCGGTTCAATCGTCGGATCCCATGCCCTGATGGTCGTGAACTACAGGCCTTCCTATCGGGCCCCCTGGATGGAGAGGGACGGGTTTCAACTCCTGGAACTGAACGATCTCGATCGCTCTCAGATCGACCGGTTCATCGCCTCGGTCGTCGGGTCTCATGCGGACTTGGCCGAGATCCGGACCCGCATTGCGGAGCGGTCGGGCGGAAATCCCTTCTTCGCCGAAGAGATCATCCACTCATTGATCGAAAGCGAAGTCCTGATCGGCAAGCCCGGAGATTACCGTCTCGGGGGCGAGATCAAGGACAATCCGCTTCCCGTCACCCTCCAGGCCGTCATCGGCGAGCGGATCGACCGGCTTTCACCCTTCGATCGAACGATCCTGCAAATGGCCTCCGTCATCGGAAAAGAGGTGCCGTATGCAGTCCTGGAAGCCGTCAGTGCGCAGGAACTGGCCGCCGAGATCAAGCCGGCGCTTCTCCGGTTATGTGCGGTCGAGTTGCTGCAGGACCAGGACAGGCCGGACGGGCGCTACTACTCCTTTCGCCACCCGCTCATCCAGGAGGTGGCCTATTCAAGCCAATTGAAGTCCCGCCGGAGCAGGCTTCATGCCTTCGCGGCTCCTGCCTTGGCCGACTATTATGCGGAGCGGCAGGACGAGGTCGCGGGCCTCATCAGCTTCCACTACGAGGCGGCGGGCATCCTTTCGAAGGCGGCGGAATACGCCCGCAAGGCGGCCGAGTGGATCGGATCGATGCACCCCGCCCAGGCGATCAGGCAATGGCAGGTGGTGCGCCGCCTCGTCCACGCGCAAAGCCGGTCCGTGAGAGACAATGCTCTGCTTATTCTTTCGAGCGCTCAAATCGCATGGCTTGGTTGGCGGGAAGGGATGGGAGCCAAGGATGCCGCTCCCTACATCCAGGAAGCGCTGGCTATCGCAAGGGAAACTGACGACACGATGGTTCCTTTGCTTCTGTTCGTGGAGGCCAGGATCAGCGGCGCGAGCGGAGGCGCCGCGGACCACTACGTCGCTCGTGTCACGGACGCCCTGGCAATCCTGGACAATGCGGCCGATCAAAGCAGGGCGGCGACCCTTTATGCCTCGTTGAGCCAGGCCTATGGATGGGCCGGCCTCTTCAAGGAGGCGCTCGAGGCGAACGACCGCGCTCTTTCCCTGCTGCAGCATGTTCAGGATTTCGAGAACCGCTTCCTGGGATACAGCGTCGAGCATTGGACGCTCAGCCTGCGGGCGAGGATCCTGATCCATCTCAATCGGATCGACGAGGGAAGGGCATGGCTCGACCACATGCTCGCCCTCGGAGACGGCCGGATCGATCCGACGGTCCAGTTCATAAGCCACCTCGGCTACGTGGACCTCGCCTGGCTCTCGGGCGATCCGGACCTCGCTCATCGGCACGCGACGCGGGTGAGCCAGCTCGCCGAGCGCCACGGCACTCCTTACCTGAAAGTCTTCGCCTATGCCTGCGTCGCGATGGCAAAAGGGTTAGCGGGCGACGCCCTGGGAGCCATCCACGAGTTCGAGGAAGGGCTGAACTTCATGCATTCCGCAAGGGCGGCCTTGGACTACGAACCCGACATGATGGCCGGTCTGGCCGAATGCCAGGCCCTAGCCGGCCAGTACGGCGAGGCTCTTCTGACGGCCGAACGCACGATCGGTTTGTCCCGCGACCGGGCGACCCGTCTCACCGAATGCCGCGCCTTGATCGTCGCCGGGGAGGCCATGATCGCGCGGCGTGGGAAGGACCGCCGAAAGGATGCTCTGCGTCTCTTCGAGAAGGCCGAGGCGCTGATCCAGCTGACCGGGGCAACCATTCTGGAGTCTCGCCTGCAAGCCGCTCGGGAGAAGCTGCTCATCGGGAGTTCATGA